One window of the Halobacillus litoralis genome contains the following:
- a CDS encoding serine/threonine protein kinase has product MFEVKGLIEEVQFDKDCIIYIPDGLQFIGQGRSAAVFRILETQKAVKIFYPEYKGLAEIEAHVYQKLNNHDYFPAYYEVGDGFLLMEYVEGITFYDCLVSGIPITEKMVVKVDEALEFACSLGLNPSDIHLKNILLTSSGQVKVIDVVRFTQEFDCPHWRDLKKAYETFYLRRYVPKKFPKFFIEFIIRLYRRRLLPI; this is encoded by the coding sequence ATGTTCGAGGTGAAAGGCTTGATTGAAGAAGTCCAATTTGACAAGGATTGTATAATCTATATCCCTGATGGATTACAATTCATCGGCCAGGGGAGAAGCGCAGCTGTATTCCGTATTCTTGAAACACAAAAAGCTGTAAAGATTTTTTATCCAGAATACAAGGGCCTGGCAGAAATAGAAGCGCACGTTTACCAGAAATTAAATAATCATGATTACTTTCCAGCTTATTATGAAGTTGGTGACGGATTTCTGTTGATGGAATATGTAGAAGGAATTACATTTTACGATTGTCTCGTTAGTGGAATACCTATTACCGAAAAGATGGTCGTGAAGGTGGATGAGGCACTGGAATTTGCTTGCAGCCTTGGATTGAATCCGTCAGATATCCATTTGAAAAACATTTTATTGACTTCTTCTGGTCAAGTGAAGGTCATTGATGTTGTCCGCTTTACCCAGGAATTTGATTGTCCTCATTGGCGTGACTTGAAAAAAGCATATGAAACGTTTTATCTAAGGCGGTATGTACCAAAAAAATTCCCTAAGTTCTTTATCGAATTTATTATCCGGCTTTATCGGAGACGACTCTTACCTATTTGA
- a CDS encoding TrmB family transcriptional regulator — protein sequence MLQKFGFTQYESQVFEVLTASNSPMDATTIVKYSQVPKSKVYEVLQRLVEKGMILTSFNDRKKLYTALPLETTIEKLTSEFQSNVEELKIKEFSLPDSDDRVWTLQNDTSISVLIKECIQKADKQILITGWSDELTPLLPHLQKKHKEGVNIELLSVGDLDTGNIPSHLLLPDEQHEALERHKIVIVDEQEILFAGVEKGYFQGIHTLSKPLVKFFTEFFYHDVALTEITKKYESVLIEDDEIREILMKLRY from the coding sequence ATGTTACAAAAATTCGGATTCACTCAATATGAAAGCCAGGTCTTTGAAGTACTTACAGCAAGCAACTCGCCAATGGACGCCACCACAATCGTCAAATATTCGCAAGTACCCAAATCCAAAGTTTATGAAGTTTTGCAGCGTCTTGTAGAAAAAGGTATGATACTCACCTCGTTCAATGACCGGAAGAAACTTTACACTGCCTTACCATTGGAAACAACAATTGAAAAACTGACTTCGGAATTCCAATCCAATGTCGAAGAATTGAAGATTAAAGAATTCAGCCTCCCCGATTCGGATGACCGAGTATGGACCTTACAAAATGATACTTCTATATCCGTGTTGATCAAGGAGTGCATTCAAAAAGCTGACAAACAAATATTAATTACCGGTTGGAGTGATGAGCTGACCCCGCTCCTTCCTCATTTACAAAAAAAACATAAGGAAGGTGTAAATATCGAGCTTTTATCAGTAGGGGACCTTGACACTGGAAATATTCCTTCTCATTTACTATTACCTGATGAGCAGCATGAAGCCTTGGAGCGGCATAAAATAGTGATTGTAGATGAGCAGGAAATTCTTTTTGCAGGGGTGGAAAAAGGGTACTTTCAGGGCATACATACCCTATCCAAACCACTCGTCAAATTCTTTACTGAGTTTTTCTATCATGATGTTGCCCTTACCGAGATCACAAAGAAATATGAATCTGTATTGATAGAGGACGATGAAATCAGAGAGATTTTGATGAAGCTCCGGTATTAG
- a CDS encoding MFS transporter, with amino-acid sequence MNKKVYLLALVAFVVGTVELIIGGILDLVAEDLGVSLGEAGLLITIFSLVFAIASPILLTATAKFDRKKLMVVTLTVFFLGNLMAFWSPNYSTIMAARIITAASGSLLVVLAVTIASAIVAPEYRGRAIGTIFMGISGSLVLGVPIGLTIGNAFGWRAPFLFISILTLLSISAVALTLGHIAPKPVVSVKEQLRTLKDKKIFTAQFTSFLFLTGHLALYAYLTPFLKTEMGLDGTWVSIVYFIFGVAAVLGGGVGGFLSDKFGSEKSIIGIIVMFAIAIFSIPYVTFSLPLFLIAMIIWSALSWAITPAQQNYLINSAPETSDIQQSLNNSALHFGIAFGSSIGGIVIEQASVVHNATVGGVFILFSLATACFSITRGKESYDQKTVHQS; translated from the coding sequence ATGAATAAAAAAGTCTATCTGTTAGCGCTTGTTGCTTTTGTAGTTGGGACTGTGGAATTGATTATTGGTGGGATTTTGGACTTAGTAGCAGAAGATCTTGGTGTGTCCCTTGGAGAAGCAGGGTTGCTCATCACTATTTTTTCCTTGGTTTTTGCAATCGCGTCACCGATTTTATTGACGGCTACAGCTAAATTCGATCGGAAAAAGCTAATGGTAGTAACACTAACCGTATTCTTCTTAGGAAACCTCATGGCTTTTTGGAGTCCAAATTACTCCACCATCATGGCAGCTAGAATCATTACAGCAGCCAGTGGATCCTTACTTGTAGTCCTTGCTGTTACAATAGCCTCTGCAATCGTAGCACCCGAATATCGAGGTAGGGCGATTGGTACTATTTTTATGGGGATCAGTGGATCTCTCGTACTTGGGGTGCCGATCGGTTTAACCATTGGTAATGCCTTCGGATGGAGGGCACCGTTCTTATTCATCAGTATACTGACTTTGCTTTCTATTTCAGCAGTCGCTTTGACATTAGGACATATTGCACCAAAGCCTGTAGTATCTGTAAAAGAACAACTTCGTACACTGAAGGATAAAAAGATTTTCACAGCACAGTTCACTTCATTTCTGTTCTTAACAGGACATCTCGCTTTATATGCCTATCTAACCCCTTTCCTAAAGACTGAAATGGGCTTGGACGGGACATGGGTAAGCATCGTCTACTTCATCTTCGGAGTAGCCGCTGTGCTCGGTGGTGGAGTAGGAGGATTTCTATCTGACAAATTCGGATCGGAAAAGAGTATCATCGGGATTATCGTTATGTTTGCGATTGCTATTTTCTCGATTCCTTATGTAACCTTCTCTTTACCTTTATTTTTGATTGCGATGATCATTTGGAGTGCGTTAAGTTGGGCGATCACTCCGGCGCAACAAAACTATTTAATCAACTCAGCTCCTGAAACATCTGACATTCAACAAAGTCTGAACAATTCAGCATTGCATTTCGGAATTGCCTTTGGTTCATCCATTGGCGGGATAGTCATTGAACAAGCTTCTGTGGTTCATAATGCTACAGTGGGCGGTGTGTTTATATTGTTCTCCCTTGCTACAGCTTGTTTCTCAATTACACGAGGCAAAGAATCATACGACCAAAAGACTGTGCATCAGTCATAA
- a CDS encoding YfhD family protein, which produces MGRDEHNNGKGKKKYKLPQTPKNEKNKNIDVEFSEELADRDDKIAKERSKAADRRAHKRK; this is translated from the coding sequence ATGGGTAGAGATGAACACAATAATGGTAAAGGCAAAAAGAAATATAAACTGCCACAAACACCGAAAAATGAAAAAAATAAAAATATCGATGTAGAGTTCTCTGAAGAGTTAGCAGATCGTGATGATAAAATCGCGAAAGAGAGAAGCAAAGCGGCCGACCGCCGCGCTCACAAAAGAAAGTAA
- a CDS encoding glycine betaine ABC transporter substrate-binding protein: MTKLRKWLPAVFLGILLTLAACGGSEDEATEGNENEGSDAETSEDKGTITIGMNNWAENVAVSNMWKLVLEEKGYTVELNQVEKGFLYEALSSGDLDIGMEIWLPNTDKSFYEKYKEDIDWRETWYEGTKLGLAVPSYMEDINTIEDLKGSDAFEDKQIVGIDAGASIMSLTEDVISEYELDYSLAASSEPTMITELKSSLESEEPIVATLWKPHWVFAEMDLKFLEDTKNVYGDSENISYAARKGLEEDQPEVVKWFDNFMLTDDQLASLMASINKAETEEEGAQKWIDENQDIIDEWTKE; this comes from the coding sequence ATGACAAAATTACGTAAATGGCTCCCAGCTGTTTTCTTGGGGATCTTGTTGACCCTGGCAGCTTGTGGCGGCTCAGAAGATGAAGCAACTGAAGGAAATGAAAATGAAGGTTCGGATGCGGAAACTTCAGAGGACAAAGGTACAATTACGATTGGTATGAATAACTGGGCAGAAAACGTTGCCGTATCAAACATGTGGAAACTTGTTCTAGAGGAAAAGGGTTACACGGTTGAACTGAACCAAGTAGAAAAGGGCTTTTTGTATGAAGCACTTTCCAGTGGTGATTTAGATATTGGTATGGAAATCTGGTTACCGAATACAGATAAATCGTTCTATGAGAAGTATAAAGAGGACATTGACTGGCGTGAAACATGGTATGAAGGAACGAAATTAGGTCTAGCAGTTCCAAGTTATATGGAAGACATCAATACGATCGAAGACTTAAAAGGGTCTGATGCTTTTGAGGACAAACAAATTGTAGGTATTGATGCCGGCGCTAGTATCATGTCTTTAACTGAGGATGTAATCAGTGAGTATGAGCTCGATTATTCTCTGGCAGCTTCATCAGAGCCGACAATGATCACTGAATTGAAAAGTTCTTTGGAAAGTGAAGAACCGATTGTAGCTACGCTTTGGAAGCCACACTGGGTTTTTGCTGAAATGGATCTTAAATTCTTAGAGGATACAAAGAATGTGTATGGTGATTCAGAAAACATTTCATATGCTGCTCGTAAAGGATTAGAGGAAGACCAGCCAGAAGTAGTGAAATGGTTTGATAATTTCATGTTGACTGATGACCAGCTTGCAAGCTTAATGGCATCTATTAACAAAGCTGAAACTGAAGAAGAAGGCGCACAAAAATGGATCGATGAAAACCAAGATATAATCGATGAGTGGACAAAAGAATAA
- a CDS encoding AAA family ATPase, with translation MGNTSIHNAKESIGRVILGKNDVVELLFISIIADGHVLLESVPGSGKTKLAKSFAKVMNGKFSRIQFTPDVLPSDVTGIQFFNPKTQEFELRKGPVMTNVLLADEINRATPKTQSSLLEIMEEKQTTVDGQTLKIEAPLFVIATQNPVEGNHGTFPLPEAQLDRFLFKIDMGYPSEVEEKNILRTYQQDEPYGDLEAVIGLEEILTLRNEAKEVEMEDDTMNYLLDLVRMTRENLHIDLGVSTRGALAFMRACQAKALLNGSEYVTPEDVKTLAPYVFEHRIVLSMEGSIRKTNAQVVNEVIEEVPVPVETGAGR, from the coding sequence ATGGGAAATACCAGCATACATAATGCAAAAGAATCGATTGGGCGTGTCATATTAGGTAAAAATGATGTAGTAGAATTATTATTCATATCTATTATCGCAGATGGACACGTTTTGTTAGAAAGTGTCCCAGGATCAGGGAAAACGAAGCTTGCCAAAAGTTTTGCTAAAGTCATGAATGGTAAATTCAGTCGTATTCAATTTACCCCGGATGTATTGCCGAGTGATGTGACTGGTATCCAATTTTTCAATCCTAAAACGCAGGAATTTGAATTGAGAAAGGGTCCTGTAATGACAAACGTACTACTTGCCGATGAAATTAATCGGGCCACACCGAAAACACAGTCCAGTTTGTTGGAAATCATGGAGGAAAAACAGACAACGGTTGATGGACAAACATTAAAGATTGAAGCTCCGTTGTTTGTAATCGCTACGCAAAATCCTGTAGAAGGAAATCACGGTACTTTTCCTTTGCCAGAAGCCCAGCTCGATCGATTTTTGTTCAAAATAGATATGGGTTATCCTTCTGAAGTGGAAGAAAAGAATATTTTACGGACTTATCAACAAGATGAACCATACGGGGACTTGGAAGCCGTCATCGGTCTGGAAGAAATCTTAACCCTTCGAAATGAAGCTAAGGAAGTTGAAATGGAAGACGATACGATGAATTACTTATTGGATCTGGTACGCATGACAAGAGAGAATTTACATATTGATTTAGGTGTGAGTACAAGAGGGGCTTTAGCTTTCATGAGAGCATGTCAGGCAAAAGCTTTGTTGAATGGCAGTGAGTACGTGACACCTGAAGATGTAAAAACGTTAGCCCCCTATGTTTTTGAGCATCGTATTGTACTATCAATGGAAGGATCGATTCGAAAAACAAATGCGCAAGTCGTAAATGAAGTTATTGAAGAAGTACCGGTACCGGTGGAAACAGGCGCAGGACGTTGA
- a CDS encoding DUF58 domain-containing protein — MKVWKKYDGQSERYYDGLLAVVVLTGLIGFIINQPLLFVPTGLLLSLLLASKLYDRFSGSNLHLHDSKRSIRLFPGDATHLSIRMNNLSRIPVLNGMLTFQIDKSVRSSGGMERGGNDELSYRLPLSLISHGESEVDLPIQAESRGVAKIKGVMFSYPHLLRFSPIKMEYNPTYNTEFIVYPKPKKIHGIDEVFHMSMGEHPASLSPFEDILTPIGTRDYVPSDPFHRIHWKASAKTNTLKTKVYERQIDISWTILVNVTEHTRLGNEHLSPEMEDLLSYACDLCYYATEHGYPYEMVVNMRRPHQKPYFYQSEGEGNQHLRDSLELLARVEKKQIPLPMNEMMYRLSHQFYKQKTVIILGEVPDQSLPYVKQWEAKGIRVIRLYVEDTFATLAPIRLKEGQL; from the coding sequence TTGAAGGTATGGAAAAAATATGACGGACAAAGTGAGAGATATTATGATGGTTTACTCGCTGTAGTAGTATTGACGGGCTTAATCGGTTTTATCATCAATCAGCCTTTGTTATTCGTACCGACCGGTTTGCTCCTCTCATTACTGTTAGCAAGTAAACTTTATGATCGTTTTAGTGGTTCGAACTTACATCTGCATGATTCTAAACGTTCCATCCGGTTGTTCCCTGGTGATGCCACCCACCTAAGTATTCGTATGAATAACCTATCCAGAATTCCGGTTTTGAATGGGATGCTTACTTTTCAAATTGATAAATCAGTTCGCAGTTCAGGAGGTATGGAGAGGGGGGGTAATGATGAGTTATCTTACCGGCTGCCATTATCTCTGATCAGCCACGGTGAGTCAGAGGTCGATCTGCCTATCCAAGCCGAAAGTCGCGGGGTTGCAAAAATAAAGGGGGTTATGTTCAGCTATCCACATTTATTGAGGTTTTCTCCTATCAAGATGGAGTATAATCCCACTTATAATACCGAGTTCATTGTGTACCCGAAGCCAAAAAAGATTCATGGAATAGATGAGGTTTTTCATATGTCCATGGGGGAGCATCCTGCCTCTCTTTCTCCATTTGAAGATATTTTGACACCGATCGGAACTCGTGATTATGTGCCTTCTGACCCCTTTCATCGTATCCATTGGAAGGCCAGCGCTAAAACCAACACTCTCAAGACGAAAGTATATGAACGCCAAATTGATATCAGTTGGACGATATTAGTCAATGTTACCGAACATACGAGGTTGGGGAACGAACATCTTTCTCCCGAGATGGAGGACTTGTTGTCTTATGCCTGCGATTTATGCTATTACGCGACTGAGCATGGATATCCTTATGAAATGGTGGTAAATATGCGTCGTCCTCATCAAAAACCTTATTTTTACCAGTCAGAGGGAGAAGGTAATCAACACTTGCGTGATTCTTTGGAATTGTTAGCACGAGTTGAAAAGAAACAAATTCCTTTACCTATGAATGAAATGATGTATCGCTTAAGTCATCAATTTTATAAACAGAAGACCGTCATCATTTTAGGGGAGGTCCCCGACCAATCTCTTCCGTACGTAAAACAATGGGAAGCTAAAGGAATCAGAGTAATCAGGTTGTATGTAGAGGATACGTTCGCTACGCTCGCCCCGATCAGATTGAAGGAGGGTCAGCTATGA
- a CDS encoding VLRF1 family aeRF1-type release factor codes for MDLNKEIKKLEQIHLEKPQKVFTMYLNTDPSDPEQQGGEWKIHLKNGLNNFESYLQEDGDSDEIRNYWAVKEKVQQYVEENEQHFAKSIVLFATGDETVWFAERFQMPVKTEFFWEETPVLDQLKQMQNDFPKTGVILTQKNHIKLIDAELGTLKDTQLFELDLNTEDWRQHQGPHRAQPSMGSGGAKSSKQDEFKERFEANRYRWYKSVAPKLDKLAKEYGWERFYLVGDKEELKDLQDNMNKEANDMINKNLLDHEEMHVLDEVVQ; via the coding sequence ATGGACTTGAACAAAGAAATAAAGAAATTGGAACAAATACACTTAGAAAAACCACAAAAAGTATTCACAATGTATTTAAATACCGATCCTTCTGACCCTGAGCAACAAGGGGGAGAATGGAAAATTCATCTGAAAAATGGTCTTAATAACTTTGAATCCTATCTTCAGGAAGATGGAGATTCAGATGAAATAAGAAATTATTGGGCTGTAAAAGAAAAAGTACAACAGTATGTTGAAGAAAATGAACAACATTTTGCGAAAAGTATCGTGCTCTTCGCTACAGGTGATGAAACCGTATGGTTCGCTGAGCGTTTCCAAATGCCGGTGAAAACGGAATTTTTCTGGGAAGAGACACCGGTGCTTGATCAGTTAAAACAAATGCAGAACGATTTTCCGAAAACGGGTGTCATTCTAACCCAAAAGAATCACATTAAACTGATTGATGCAGAACTTGGTACTTTGAAAGATACGCAACTCTTTGAATTAGATTTGAATACAGAGGATTGGCGTCAACACCAAGGCCCGCACCGTGCTCAACCATCCATGGGATCTGGTGGTGCAAAATCTTCCAAACAGGATGAATTCAAGGAAAGATTTGAAGCTAACCGTTATCGTTGGTACAAGAGCGTTGCGCCTAAACTTGATAAACTTGCGAAGGAATATGGATGGGAACGCTTCTACCTTGTCGGTGATAAGGAAGAACTCAAGGATTTACAAGACAACATGAACAAAGAAGCAAACGATATGATTAATAAGAATCTGTTAGATCATGAAGAAATGCACGTGCTGGATGAAGTCGTCCAATAA
- a CDS encoding antibiotic biosynthesis monooxygenase family protein: protein MFVVDSTVIVPEHKAEDLINIYKKRSRCVDEAEGFHSFQLLQNDRKPGELTVHLEWESKEAYLNWARSEQFKKIHELEKRYPDQELQGIVPKVSKYEVVAT from the coding sequence ATGTTCGTTGTAGACTCAACGGTCATCGTCCCTGAGCATAAAGCCGAAGACTTGATTAATATATACAAAAAGCGTTCTCGGTGCGTAGATGAAGCAGAAGGCTTTCATTCTTTTCAATTACTTCAAAATGATCGAAAACCAGGAGAGTTGACCGTCCATCTGGAATGGGAGTCAAAAGAAGCCTACTTGAATTGGGCACGTAGCGAGCAGTTCAAGAAGATACATGAACTTGAAAAACGTTACCCTGACCAAGAATTGCAAGGCATCGTACCTAAGGTTTCTAAATATGAGGTGGTCGCTACGTGA
- a CDS encoding cobalamin B12-binding domain-containing protein has protein sequence MNTQQEKLARYFLSGDDEGALEYTKALLEDHPRAFLFGDILTPAMYYIGELWERNEISVADEHLATAICDFVLSRLEGENVTQDRKTQKNNKAILFGVEEEQHYIGLKMVAETFKGRGWRVRYLGPNLPLDHSLVQINKFRPDVIGISAALSYRLPMIKVLIERFSRLEWKPLIMIGGRMATKYELENFESEQVMVMRDLSCLNKWFDEGRNEVFNETS, from the coding sequence TTGAATACACAGCAGGAAAAACTTGCCCGATATTTCTTGAGTGGAGATGATGAAGGCGCATTAGAATATACGAAGGCTCTTTTAGAAGATCATCCCAGGGCTTTCCTTTTTGGTGACATATTGACCCCTGCGATGTATTATATCGGAGAACTTTGGGAGCGTAATGAAATTTCTGTCGCTGATGAACATCTGGCCACAGCGATTTGCGATTTTGTGTTATCAAGACTTGAGGGAGAAAACGTGACACAAGATAGGAAGACACAAAAAAATAATAAAGCCATTTTGTTCGGTGTTGAAGAAGAGCAACACTATATAGGATTGAAAATGGTGGCAGAGACCTTCAAAGGTAGGGGTTGGCGTGTGAGATATCTAGGCCCTAACCTGCCTTTGGATCATTCTTTGGTTCAAATAAATAAATTCCGCCCTGATGTTATCGGTATCTCAGCCGCCCTCTCTTATCGTTTGCCTATGATAAAAGTATTAATAGAACGCTTTTCCCGATTGGAGTGGAAGCCTCTCATCATGATCGGTGGGCGCATGGCGACTAAATACGAATTGGAGAACTTCGAATCAGAACAAGTAATGGTCATGAGGGATTTGAGCTGTCTGAATAAATGGTTTGATGAAGGAAGGAATGAAGTATTCAATGAAACGAGTTGA
- a CDS encoding STAS domain-containing protein — protein sequence MKRVDRSFPLPFFIINKKFIIQSYSQEAETMFGERENLLDVFDEDSMDKIRKWVTPDIKKLSLESHLKPLGEAISPITCDVHVNWKNDLYAEVLVITKDDQLTKVTKTMDQLRSRLNDTNFELFEEKEKLEEAIQQSNRLSAPFIQLTSDTALVPLFGDITEDKMFTVEDHLLHSSQIGETERILFDFTGVGELIHEGTYVLKNIMTSLYYMGAEVVITGVRPDHVKNFQAMQFPSKINFMNSLQQAVRKYCGK from the coding sequence ATGAAACGAGTTGATCGATCCTTTCCTCTTCCATTCTTTATTATCAATAAAAAGTTCATCATACAATCATACTCTCAAGAAGCGGAAACGATGTTCGGAGAGAGGGAAAACTTACTCGATGTCTTTGATGAAGATAGTATGGATAAAATCAGGAAATGGGTCACACCTGATATCAAAAAGTTATCATTAGAAAGCCATTTGAAACCTCTGGGAGAAGCGATCAGTCCCATCACTTGTGATGTGCACGTAAATTGGAAAAATGATTTATATGCTGAAGTATTGGTTATAACGAAAGACGATCAATTGACAAAAGTCACGAAAACTATGGATCAATTGCGATCGCGGTTGAATGACACCAACTTTGAACTATTTGAAGAGAAAGAAAAGTTGGAAGAGGCTATTCAACAGAGCAACCGGTTATCAGCACCTTTCATCCAGTTGACGAGCGATACAGCACTTGTACCATTATTTGGTGATATTACAGAAGATAAGATGTTTACAGTAGAAGATCATTTACTCCATTCTTCACAAATTGGAGAAACCGAACGTATCCTTTTTGATTTTACAGGTGTCGGGGAATTAATACATGAAGGAACCTATGTGTTGAAAAATATCATGACTTCACTCTATTATATGGGGGCTGAGGTTGTCATAACCGGAGTGCGGCCGGACCACGTGAAAAATTTCCAAGCAATGCAATTCCCCTCAAAAATCAATTTTATGAACTCTTTGCAGCAAGCAGTTCGGAAATACTGTGGAAAGTGA
- a CDS encoding cation transporter, translated as MELTLEVNGMTCEQCEKAVKGSLEKLEGVHGVEVYLDSGKVNVTYDEAYVTKSLMKEAIEAQGYEPVG; from the coding sequence ATGGAATTGACTTTAGAAGTGAACGGTATGACTTGTGAACAATGTGAAAAAGCAGTAAAAGGATCATTAGAAAAGCTGGAAGGTGTTCATGGAGTAGAAGTTTATCTCGATAGTGGAAAAGTGAATGTTACGTATGATGAAGCATATGTAACAAAATCATTGATGAAAGAAGCGATTGAAGCTCAAGGATATGAACCAGTAGGATAA
- a CDS encoding spore coat protein encodes MNQSQKIQNPETSVPKTPQMNERDFINDQLTTEKYMTASYNIALNEASNQTFYQDLATIFKETQDCQRNLYNLMFKNGWYSIEQEQPQKIQQAYQQFNGYKTQLPYTVQ; translated from the coding sequence ATGAATCAATCACAAAAAATTCAAAACCCTGAAACCAGTGTTCCTAAAACACCGCAAATGAACGAGAGAGATTTCATCAATGATCAATTGACCACTGAAAAATATATGACAGCTTCTTATAATATAGCATTGAATGAAGCCAGTAATCAGACGTTCTACCAGGATCTAGCTACTATCTTCAAGGAAACACAAGACTGCCAAAGAAATTTATATAACCTGATGTTTAAAAATGGCTGGTATAGTATTGAGCAAGAACAACCCCAAAAAATCCAACAGGCCTATCAGCAATTTAATGGTTATAAGACGCAGCTGCCTTATACGGTTCAATAA
- a CDS encoding proline dehydrogenase family protein has protein sequence MERLLRNFFLFLSKNRFFTKLAKKYGLRFGAGKFVAGETVPDAVKTIQQLNDKGMAVTIDHLGEFIDSKEEAREAADGCIDAIKAIGEHKLDSQLSLKLTSMGLDISDEVVLENMRRILGVAEQEGVFVTIDMEDFDRCEKTLEIFKKLRSEFDHIGTVLQSYLYRTVEDIKELDQYNPNLRLVKGAYKESPKVAFPDKKDVDENLKKIIRLHMLNGNYTAVASHDDSMIEYTKQLVEENNISKDLFEFQMLYGIRVERQEELVNEGYKMRVYVPYGNDWYGYFMRRLAERPANVAFVLKGVFGK, from the coding sequence ATGGAACGTTTACTCAGGAATTTTTTCCTATTCTTATCAAAAAATCGTTTTTTTACTAAGTTAGCTAAAAAATATGGATTGCGTTTCGGTGCAGGGAAATTTGTAGCAGGTGAAACCGTTCCCGATGCTGTGAAAACCATCCAGCAGCTTAATGATAAGGGTATGGCTGTCACCATTGATCATCTGGGTGAATTTATTGATAGCAAAGAAGAGGCTAGAGAAGCAGCGGATGGCTGTATCGACGCCATCAAAGCTATTGGTGAACATAAGCTGGATTCTCAGCTTTCCCTGAAGCTGACTTCTATGGGCTTGGACATATCAGACGAGGTCGTATTGGAAAATATGCGGCGAATTCTGGGAGTTGCTGAACAAGAAGGTGTATTCGTCACCATCGATATGGAGGATTTTGATCGTTGTGAAAAGACCTTGGAAATCTTCAAAAAGCTAAGGTCAGAATTCGACCACATAGGTACTGTTTTACAATCTTACCTTTACCGTACAGTTGAGGATATAAAGGAATTGGATCAATACAATCCAAACCTTCGATTAGTAAAAGGTGCTTACAAAGAATCACCGAAAGTCGCTTTTCCTGATAAAAAAGACGTAGACGAAAACCTTAAGAAAATCATCCGACTTCACATGTTGAATGGCAACTATACGGCAGTGGCAAGTCATGATGACTCAATGATTGAATACACAAAACAATTGGTTGAAGAGAATAATATATCCAAGGACTTGTTTGAGTTCCAAATGTTGTATGGGATTCGTGTGGAGCGTCAAGAAGAGTTAGTGAACGAAGGATATAAGATGCGCGTTTATGTTCCTTATGGGAATGACTGGTATGGTTACTTTATGCGCCGTTTAGCAGAGCGACCAGCTAATGTAGCTTTTGTTCTAAAGGGTGTATTTGGAAAGTGA